Proteins co-encoded in one Salvia splendens isolate huo1 chromosome 4, SspV2, whole genome shotgun sequence genomic window:
- the LOC121798806 gene encoding reticulon-like protein B5 isoform X1, producing the protein MAEQEEISDPRTESLTDRISDKIHEDGDGDGDGEGDVHTSSSSSSSESEQEDGKRATESAVKEKIYQAFRPEKPVHKVFGGGKPADVFLWRNKKISASLLGVATVVWVFFELLEYHLLTLVCHVAILMLSLSFLWSNASVLLNNRWPPHIPEVRFPQEPFVEIASALCSEINHAFAVLRYIASGRDLKKFLGIVFGLWFLSIVGSCCSFLTLSYIIFVLLHTVPVLYEKYGDKIEPYTEKAMHEIRKQYAVFDQKIMSKIPKGALDKKRE; encoded by the exons ATGGCGGAGCAGGAGGAGATATCAGATCCTAGAACGGAGTCGTTGACTGATAGAATCTCCGATAAGATTCATGAAGACGGCGACGGGGACGGGGACGGGGAAGGGGACGTGCACACAAGTTCTTCTTCGTCGTCGTCTGAATCTGAGCAAGAGGATGGCAAAAGAGCAACGGAATCTGCGGTCAAGGAGAAGATTTATCAAGCGTTCCGCCCTGAAAAGCCGGTTCAcaaggtttttggtggaggcaAGC CTGCTGATGTGTTCTTGTGGAGGAACAAGAAAATATCTGCCTCGCTGCTTGGTGTGGCAACGGTAGTCTGGGTGTTTTTTGAGTTACTTGAATACCATTTGCTCACTCTGGTCTGTCACGTTGCAATCCTCATGCTGTCTCTTTCGTTCTTATGGTCCAATGCTTCAGTTTTACTCAACAA CAGGTGGCCTCCCCATATTCCGGAAGTTCGCTTCCCCCAGGAACCGTTTGTAGAAATTGCTTCAGCTCTTTGCTCTGAGATCAATCATGCATTTGCAGTGCTGAGATATATTGCATCTGGCAGGGATCTTAAGAAATTCCTTGGG ATTGTATTTGGTCTTTGGTTTCTTTCGATTGTGGGCAGCTGCTGCAGCTTCTTGACATTGTCTTATATAA TATTTGTGTTGCTGCACACCGTGCCCGTTTTGTACGAGAAGTATGGTGATAAGATTGAGCCGTATACTGAGAAAGCAATGCATGAGATCCGGAAGCAGTATGCAGTCTTCGACCAAAAAATCATGAGCAAGATACCCAAGGGAGCACTAGACAAGAAACGAGAATAG
- the LOC121801536 gene encoding proline iminopeptidase yields the protein MAAAGERVTSGWFSVPDLRLRNHRFTVPLDYTLSDPASQKISIFVREVVGVGKEELDLPFLLYLQGGPGFECMRPAEAGGWISKACEEYRVVLLDQRGTGLSTPLTTSSMSQFKSAEKLVDYLKHFRADNIVRDAEFVRRRLVPDSRPWTVMGQSYGGFCAVTYLSFAPQGLKQVLLTGGVPPIGSGCTADAVYRACFDQIVKQNEKYYQRFPEDIHIVQEIVKYLAESEGGGVPLPSGGILTPRGLQLLGLAGLGSSTGFERLHYMFERVWDPLLVPGAPKRISYVFLNAYEKWLDFDSNPLYALMHESIYCQGASSSWSAHRIRAENESQFDAMKAIKEGRPVLFTGEMIFPWIFDEMHALKPLKEAAHLLAEKKDWPPLYDVATLKNNKVPVAAAVYYEDMYVNFKLVMETTPLIAGIRLWITNEYMHSGLRDGGSHVMDHLLGLLKGKKPLF from the exons ATGGCCGCCGCCGGCGAACGCGTCACGAGCGGTTGGTTCTCAGTGCCGGACCTCCGCCTCCGGAACCACAGATTCACCGTGCCTCTCGATTACACTCTCTCTGATCCTGCGTCGCAGAAGATCTCTATCTTCGTCCGCGAAGTCGTTGGTG TTGGGAAGGAAGAACTAGACCTCCCCTTTTTACTGTACTTGCAAGGAGGCCCAGGTTTTGAGTGCATGCGACCAGCTGAAGCTGGTGGATGGATAAGCAAAGCATGTGAAGAGTATCGCGTTGTTTTACTGGACCAG CGAGGAACGGGCTTATCGACACCTTTAACAACGTCTTCGATGTCGCAATTTAAATCTGCTGAGAAGTTGGTTGACTACTTGAAACATTTCCGAGCTGACAACATAGTGAGGGATGCTGAATTTGTTCGCAGAAGGCTCGTCCCTGATTCTAGGCCATGGACGGTGATGGGACAG AGTTATGGTGGTTTTTGTGCTGTGACTTACCTAAGTTTTGCTCCACAAGGACTGAAACAAGTCCTGTTAACTGGTGGAGTCCCTCCAATAGGAAGTGGATGCACTGCGGATGCTGTTTACAGAGCTTGTTTTGATCAGATTGTGAAGCAGAATGAGAAGTATTACCAGAGGTTTCCTGAAGATATACACATTGTCCAAGAAATTGTAAAATATTTAGCAGAATCTGAAGGTGGTGGG GTACCTCTTCCATCTGGTGGCATCTTAACACCTCGAGGATTACAGCTTTTAGGTTTGGCGGGTTTAGGATCAAGTACTGGTTTTGAACGTTTGCATTATAT GTTTGAGAGGGTATGGGATCCTTTATTAGTTCCAGGTGCCCCAAAGAGAATTAGCTATGTCTTTCTAAATGCA TATGAGAAGTGGTTGGATTTTGACAGTAATCCTCTATATGCTCTCATGCATGAGTCCATTTACTGTCAG GGTGCTTCTTCGAGTTGGTCTGCTCACAGGATAAGAGCTGAAAATGAGAGTCAGTTTGATGCAATGAAGGCCATCAAAGAAGGACGTCCGGTGCTGTTTACTGGAGAG ATGATATTTCCATGGATATTTGATGAAATGCATGCCTTGAAGCCTCTGAAAGAGGCTGCTCATTTATTGGCTGAGAAAAAGGACTGGCCTCCTTTGTACGATGTTGCCACATTGAAAAATAACAAG GTACCTGTTGCTGCTGCAGTTTACTACGAAGATATGTACGTAAACTTCAAGCTGGTGATGGAAACGACTCCTCTGATAGCAGGGATCAGATTGTGGATCACAAATGAATACATGCATTCTGGTCTGAGAGATGGAGGTAGCCATGTTATGGATCATCTACTAGGTCTGCTCAAAGGGAAAAAGcctttattttaa
- the LOC121801261 gene encoding U11/U12 small nuclear ribonucleoprotein 59 kDa protein-like, with the protein MNPMGMPPYDPALPPWVPPPPLRAPAPPPPLPYMPPPSASFWTSANVSSRLKELHDTLNLAKAMEKEMEILIQMKEEGFEISESEDFGRRNISMSRFSKFMKDNCIGVEFQESMTLSAVNAVMSKLRFLLEPFRVVADENSPWEEKSALKRLADKVEKYKRNKLWRKRKRRRVAEKLAKEYEQFEKVDKEADEWMRKEMAKDIAQHKVVKMEEIAKLKAKEEKKRLESELELVLIVEKLQELRSLRVQKMKKQGHFLPEEDDKFLEQVRAAVEEEERRSMAAVDTDAAKDAIATIEESRKHIKSHAPDAKEPNLEDGGCTETQNQKIDTDNDRSLKNTVHDESRKPDATGPGSGSNYDSVANLPMEFYHYYHGSNADMGTLIEVRRTWDAYIRPGGSRIPGHWVQPPPPADEIWASYLVKPK; encoded by the exons ATGAATCCGATGGGGATGCCTCCATACGATCCGGCCCTACCTCCTTGGGTCCCGCCACCGCCGCTACGAGCGCCggcaccaccgccgccgcttcCGTATATGCCCCCTCCCTCTGCTTCGTTCTGGACTTCGGCAAACGTCAGCAGCCGCCTCAAAGAACTTCACGACACTTTAAACCTCGCCAAAGCAAT GGAAAAAGAGATGGAAATATTGATTCAGATGAAAGAAGAGGGTTTTGAAATTAGTGAAAGCGAAGATTTTGGCCGTCGCAACATATCTATGAGTAGGTTTTCTAAATTCATGAAGGACAACTGCATTGGAGTTGAATTCCAGGAAAGTATGACGTTGAGCGCTGTGAATGCTGTGATGTCGAAGCTGAGATTTCTGCTGGAGCCATTCAGGGTTGTTGCGGATGAGAACAGTCCCTGGGAGGAGAAGTCTGCTTTGAAAAGGTTGGCTGACAAAGTGGAGAAGtataaaagaaataaactatggcggaaaaggaaaaggaggcGGGTAGCGGAGAAATTAGCTAAG GAGTATGAGCAATTTGAAAAGGTAGATAAGGAAGCAGATGAATGGATGAGAAAGGAGATGGCCAAAGACATTGCTCAACACAAG GTAGTAAAGATGGAGGAAATAGCCAAGCTTAAGGCAAAAGAGGAGAAGAAAAGACTGGAATCCGAG CTTGAGCTGgtgttgattgttgaaaagcTGCAGGAACTACGTTCTCTCAGAGTacagaaaatgaaaaaacaag GTCATTTTCTTCCAGAAGAGGATGACAAATTTCTTGAACAAGTTAGAGCTGCAGTTGAGGAAGAAGAACGACGATCAATGGCTGCTGTGGATACAGATGCTGCTAAAGATGCTATTGCTACTATTGAGGAATCAAGAAAACACATCAAGAGTCATGCACCAGACGCAAAAGAACCGAACCTTGAAGATGGTGGCTGTACAGaaacccaaaatcaaaaaattgaTACAGACAATGATAGATCTTTAAAGAACACTGTCCATGATGAGTCTAGAAAACCTGATGCAACTGGACCTGGTTCTGGCAGTAATTACGATTCTGTTGCTAATTTGCCCATGGAATTTTACCACTATTATCATGGTAGCAATGCTGATATGGGCACACTCATTGAG GTGAGAAGAACATGGGATGCATACATAAGACCTGGAGGAAG CCGCATACCAGGGCACTGGGTTCAACCGCCACCTCCTGCAGATGAGATATGGGCATCCTATTTGGTTAAACCTAAATGA
- the LOC121801218 gene encoding pentatricopeptide repeat-containing protein At3g61520, mitochondrial-like, translating to MRLSLKPLKPPAAPLRRFSADPLGTPPADPSCPISETLSLLQTSDPISWPANSKLGDLLFAASPQSVLKITRQLPGSQNALQFFEYLKTSPHLSDSVPFAFQGVLELVMRENPNSPGKLYELFAMAKEQNTPLSVNAGTLLIMCFSNANMLEEMVMVLDAIETRLRNTHVVNLVVFGLFNLGRFPAALKLVDTMLQPGATNPPNDRTLRIVFSSILGKKHRGGDLRDEEIYQLFLRFSENGLCLSGYWLTHMISRFCRNGDCNKAWNALQKAMNSGSRVEVIPCNFLLSKLGQQRDYVRMNLLMNEMKEKGITPTAVTYGIMIKNLCKIRRLDEALEVLEKMRDGEAGIKPDVVIYNTLIDGLCKVGRQEDGLRLMERMRSSETKCEPNTVTYNCLIDGFCKVGDIDTGRELFEQMSNLDEGVNIVSLNAMLGGMCRVGRVSSAMELFSRMREKGLEGNTVTYTALITAFCGANNIEKAMDLFNEMKENGCTPDAIIYYTLISGFTRAGRMNDAMEIKSKMEEVGFSLDIIGYNIMIGGFCRKNKIGNASELLTEMEVAGLNPDRITYNTLISYFCDKGDFKHAQKVMKKMVDDGLSPTVVTYGALIQGYCLKGSLSSAMRLFADMKSTPKVPPNTVIYNILIDSHCKEDNVDGALSLMDEMRDRGMKLNTTTYNALFKGLQQRNWSKKALQLMKQMSEQECMPDYVTMEILTEWLSAAGETEKLKEFVRSYRDCNLTV from the coding sequence ATGAGGCTTTCCCTAAAACCTCTAAAACCTCCGGCCGCCCCCCTCCGTCGATTCTCCGCCGATCCACTTGGCACGCCACCAGCGGATCCATCCTGCCCCATCTcggagacgctctcccttctccaAACCTCCGATCCTATTTCCTGGCCAGCCAACTCTAAGCTGGGCGATCTCCTCTTCGCCGCCTCTCCGCAGTCTGTCCTCAAAATCACCCGCCAGCTCCCTGGTTCTCAAAACGCACTCCAATTTTTCGAGTACCTCAAAACAAGCCCCCACCTATCTGATTCTGTCCCCTTTGCGTTCCAAGGGGTGCTTGAGCTTGTCATGCGCGAAAACCCTAATTCCCCCGGTAAGCTATACGAGCTCTTCGCAATGGCCAAGGAGCAAAATACCCCTCTCTCCGTCAACGCGGGAACCCTGCTGATTATGTGCTTTAGCAACGCGAATATGCTGGAGGAGATGGTCATGGTGCTCGACGCCATCGAGACGCGGCTGAGGAATACGCACGTGGTTAATTTAGTTGTTTTTGGATTGTTCAATTTGGGCCGTTTCCCTGCTGCCCTGAAGCTGGTCGACACAATGCTTCAACCAGGTGCTACTAATCCTCCCAATGACAGGACGTTGAGAATTgttttttcatcaattttggggAAAAAGCATAGAGGTGGGGATTTGAGGGATGAGGAAATTTATCAGCTTTTTTTGCGTTTTAGTGAGAATGGTCTTTGCCTGAGTGGATATTGGTTGACGCACATGATTTCTAGGTTTTGTAGGAATGGAGACTGCAACAAGGCTTGGAATGCTTTGCAAAAAGCCATGAATTCAGGGTCTCGTGTGGAGGTGATCCCTTGTAATTTCCTGCTGTCCAAGTTAGGGCAGCAACGTGATTATGTTAGAATGAACTTGTTGATGAATGAGATGAAGGAAAAGGGGATCACACCCACTGCTGTAACCTATGGGATCATGATCAAGAACTTGTGCAAGATTCGAAGGTTGGATGAGGCATTGGAGGTGCTCGAGAAGATGAGAGATGGAGAAGCTGGCATTAAACCAGATGTTGTCATTTACAACACGTTGATTGATGGATTGTGTAAAGTTGGGAGGCAAGAAGATGGGTTGAGGTTGATGGAGAGAATGAGGTCGTCTGAGACCAAGTGTGAGCCAAACACTGTCACTTACAATTGCTTGATCGATGGATTTTGTAAAGTGGGTGACATTGATACGGGGCGCGAGCTTTTTGAGCAAATGAGCAATCTTGATGAGGGTGTGAACATCGTTTCACTTAATGCAATGCTGGGAGGGATGTGTAGGGTGGGTAGAGTTAGCAGTGCGATGGAACTCTTTAGCAGAATGCGCGAGAAGGGTTTGGAAGGGAATACAGTTACATATACTGCATTGATAACTGCTTTCTGTGGTGCAAACAATATTGAGAAAGCAATGGATTTGTTTAATGAAATGAAAGAAAATGGATGCACCCCGGATGCTATCATCTACTACACCTTGATCTCGGGCTTTACACGGGCGGGAAGAATGAATGATGCCATGGAAATCAAGTCGAAGATGGAGGAAGTTGGTTTTTCATTGGACATAATTGGCTACAATATCATGATTGGTGGATTTTGTAGGAAGAATAAGATTGGGAATGCATCTGAGCTGCTGACAGAAATGGAGGTTGCGGGATTAAATCCTGATCGCATCACATATAATACTCTGATTTCGTATTTCTGTGACAAGGGGGATTTCAAGCATGCACAGAAAGTAATGAAGAAGATGGTGGATGATGGATTATCACCTACTGTTGTTACCTACGGTGCCTTGATTCAAGGGTACTGCTTAAAGGGCAGTCTCAGTTCAGCAATGAGGTTATTCGCAGACATGAAATCCACACCAAAGGTGCCTCCGAACACTGTTATTTACAACATCTTGATTGACTCACATTGCAAGGAGGATAATGTGGATGGGGCTCTTTCATTAATGGATGAGATGAGGGATCGTGGGATGAAGCTGAATACTACCACGTACAATGCTCTGTTTAAAGGCCTGCAACAGAGAAATTGGTCGAAGAAGGCGCTGCAGCTTATGAAGCAGATGAGTGAACAGGAATGTATGCCGGATTATGTGACGATGGAGATTCTCACTGAGTGGCTTTCTGCAGCTGGTGAGACGGAGAAGTTGAAAGAGTTTGTTCGGTCCTACCGGGATTGTAATCTGACTGTGTAG
- the LOC121798806 gene encoding reticulon-like protein B5 isoform X2 — translation MAEQEEISDPRTESLTDRISDKIHEDGDGDGDGEGDVHTSSSSSSSESEQEDGKRATESAVKEKIYQAFRPEKPVHKVFGGGKPADVFLWRNKKISASLLGVATVVWVFFELLEYHLLTLVCHVAILMLSLSFLWSNASVLLNKWPPHIPEVRFPQEPFVEIASALCSEINHAFAVLRYIASGRDLKKFLGIVFGLWFLSIVGSCCSFLTLSYIIFVLLHTVPVLYEKYGDKIEPYTEKAMHEIRKQYAVFDQKIMSKIPKGALDKKRE, via the exons ATGGCGGAGCAGGAGGAGATATCAGATCCTAGAACGGAGTCGTTGACTGATAGAATCTCCGATAAGATTCATGAAGACGGCGACGGGGACGGGGACGGGGAAGGGGACGTGCACACAAGTTCTTCTTCGTCGTCGTCTGAATCTGAGCAAGAGGATGGCAAAAGAGCAACGGAATCTGCGGTCAAGGAGAAGATTTATCAAGCGTTCCGCCCTGAAAAGCCGGTTCAcaaggtttttggtggaggcaAGC CTGCTGATGTGTTCTTGTGGAGGAACAAGAAAATATCTGCCTCGCTGCTTGGTGTGGCAACGGTAGTCTGGGTGTTTTTTGAGTTACTTGAATACCATTTGCTCACTCTGGTCTGTCACGTTGCAATCCTCATGCTGTCTCTTTCGTTCTTATGGTCCAATGCTTCAGTTTTACTCAACAA GTGGCCTCCCCATATTCCGGAAGTTCGCTTCCCCCAGGAACCGTTTGTAGAAATTGCTTCAGCTCTTTGCTCTGAGATCAATCATGCATTTGCAGTGCTGAGATATATTGCATCTGGCAGGGATCTTAAGAAATTCCTTGGG ATTGTATTTGGTCTTTGGTTTCTTTCGATTGTGGGCAGCTGCTGCAGCTTCTTGACATTGTCTTATATAA TATTTGTGTTGCTGCACACCGTGCCCGTTTTGTACGAGAAGTATGGTGATAAGATTGAGCCGTATACTGAGAAAGCAATGCATGAGATCCGGAAGCAGTATGCAGTCTTCGACCAAAAAATCATGAGCAAGATACCCAAGGGAGCACTAGACAAGAAACGAGAATAG
- the LOC121799495 gene encoding probable membrane-associated kinase regulator 6 encodes MENSKPLATESFSYSWLVDRNQHSLDVLTEIISPQISCEKDQNFNFDVSLTAFHAALVHADEIFAHGQLTPVYTLKRTPDYAPASPLSSYATKSPFDHGCKKQSCLVEKWRRSSKWILHKCVGLIRPLYKSSRNNSRVDDLERKVCEVRSWTNSLQASPRPSSASALRSWGGSPQTSPRLSPSRASSAWCGDESSIHEAILYCKRSIEK; translated from the exons ATGGAAAACTCCAAACCATTAGCCACAGAGAGTTTTTCTTACAGTTGGTTAGTGGACAGAAATCAACACTCTCTTGATGTCCTAACTGAGATTATCTCACCCCAAATATCATGTGAAAAGGATCAAAACTTCAACTTTGATGTTTCTTTGACAGCATTCCATGCTGCCCTTGTTCATGCTGATGAAATATTTGCACACGGGCAGCTCACGCCGGTCTATACCTTGAAAAGGACTCCAGATTACGCCCCTGCATCGCCTCTTTCCTCGTATGCAACAAAAAGTCCATTTGATCATGGATGCAAGAAGCAGTCTTGTCTGGTTGAGAAATGGAGAAGATCATCAAAGTGGATCTTGCACAAGTGTGTTGGATTGATTAGGCCTTTGTACAAAAGCTCGAGGAACAACAGTAGAGTTGATGATCTTGAGAGAAAGGTCTGTGAGGTTCGGAGCTGGACTAATTCTCTGCAGGCATCACCAAGGCCTAGCTCAGCTTCTGCCCTCAGGAGTTGGGGCGGTTCCCCTCAAACATCGCCTAGATTGAGCCCGTCTCGTGCTAGTAGTGCTTGGTGTGGTGATGAAAGCTCAATCCATGAAGCAATTCTCTACTGTAAAAGATCAATAG AAAAATAA
- the LOC121798805 gene encoding golgin candidate 4-like — MPMWSSVANLKESLSKIALDVHDDDDDEELSMYTSPPRDQSDNASSGSERRVSRNSSAPTHSPIINGFDSPPNHEIELYKTKIKKLQESESEIKALSVNYAALLKEKEDQILRLTEENGSLKQNLLSTNAAHGAPKTILKGNGDMSLSRFSKSATKNRGAGSTLSNGVVTKHDGLSNGTSTSSRELSDAMEEKIRSFTMMQATHESQMKQMMVELDKERRKLESVQLSLQEEQRLNGSFQHDLSSLKDEKYKMLKKINRTQDELNQKISEIGRLQMELQRSDRREPYNNLEKLKNIIASLEEENRNIKKEKEECEAALNANHSSPVRGDKPGGLHLSNIHSSSMNEGLLEKEEMQKSLHKLENDLKQACMQKDKALQELNRLKQHLLDKESEESEKMDEDSKIIEELRGIIDQQKVQISHLENALKQAISRQEEVKMSNNSEHAKAKEVIDDLKRKLSNCYSTIDAKNMEVLNLQTALGQYYAEIEAKERLAKELSVTKEESARLIKQLQEAHQLAEASKRAEKELLGKLSQADIVVAEGKNRVKKLEEDNEKLRRALEQSMTRLNRMSVDSDFLVDRRIVIKLLVTYFQRNHSKEVLDLMCRMLGFSDEEKQRIGVAQLGPGKGVVRGVLGLPGRLVGGILGGGAPEAHSAMASDDQSFADLWVDFLLTETEREKREAANNSNPDQNSTETTSPYVKTLPQGNFLRREPSDSEFSTVPLTSSESSLQGSRLPPKY, encoded by the exons ATGCCGATGTGGAGCTCGGTGGCCAATTTGAAAGAAAGCCTGAGTAAAATCGCACTGGATGTCCACGATGACGACGACGATGAAGAGCTGTCTATGTACACTTCTCCGCCGCGCGATCAATCCGACAACGCTAGTTCAGGTTCGGAGCGGAGAGTTTCGCGTAATTCCAGTGCACCGACGCATTCGCCAATCATCAATGGATTTGATTCCCCGCCTAACCACGAG ATCGAGCTgtacaaaacaaaaattaagaaGCTTCAGGAATCTGAGTCTGAAATAAAGGCTCTATCAGTTAATTATGCGGCTTTATTAAAGGAAAAGGAG GATCAGATTTTGAGATTGACTGAAGAAAATGGCTCACTAAAGCAGAATCTCCTTAGTACAAATGCTGCTCATGGTGCACCTAAAACTATTCTTAAG GGTAATGGTGATATGTCTCTCAGTCGCTTTAGTAAATCTGCAACAAAAAACCGTGGTGCTGGAAGCACACTGTCTAATGGTGTTGTGACAAAGCATGATGGATTAAGCAATGGGACTTCAACCAGTTCACGG GAACTCTCAGATGCAATGGAAGAAAAAATTAGATCCTTCACTATGATGCAAGCTACTCATGAATCTCAAATGAAACAAATGATGGTTGAACTTGATAAAGAACGTCGCAAGCTGGAAAGTGTCCAGCTAAGTTTACAAG aGGAGCAGAGGTTGAACGGATCATTTCAGCATGACTTGAGCTCATTAAAAGATGAAAAATATAAA ATGTTGAAAAAGATAAACAGAACACAAGACGAGTTAAATCAGAAGATATCAGAGATAGGAAGGTTGCAAATGGAGTTACAGAGAAGTGATAGAAGAGAACCATACAACAATTTGGAGAAGTTGAAAAATATAATTGCTTCTTTGGAGGAAGAAAACAGAAATATTAAG aaagaaaaagaagaatgtGAGGCTGCGTTAAATGCAAATCATTCTTCTCCAGTTCGCGGCGACAAACCTGGTGGCCTGCATCTTTCAAATATACATTCAAGTAGCATGAATGAG GGATTGCTAGAGAAGGAGGAAATGCAGAAGTCTTTGCATAAACTAGAAAATGACCTTAAGCAAGCATGCATGCAAAAGGACAAAGCCTTGCAAGAATTAAATCGTCTTAAGCAACATTTGTTGGACAAG GAATCTGAAGAATCAGAGAAAATGGATGAGGACAGTAAGATTATTGAGGAACTGCGAGGAATCATTGACCAACAAAAGGTTCAAATATCACATTTGGAGAATGCTCTTAAGCAGGCAATCTCAAGACAAGAAGAAGTAAAAATGTCCAATAATAGTGAACACGCGAAGGCTAAAGAAGTTATAGATGATCTTAAAAGAAAATTGAGTAACTGTTACAGCACAATAGATGCCAAGAATATGGAAGTTCTTAATCTGCAAACTGCTCTTGGTCAGTATTATGCTGAAATTGAGGCTAAG GAACGTCTTGCCAAAGAGTTGTCAGTCACAAAAGAGGAATCAGCTAGGCTTATCAAGCAGTTACAG GAAGCACACCAACTAGCAGAAGCATCAAAGAGGGCAGAGAAGGAACTATTGGGAAAGCTTTCACAAGCTGATATTGTGGTTGCGGAAGGAAAGAACAGAGTTAAGAAGCTTGAGGAAGATAATGAAAAACTCCGTAGAGCACTTGAGCAAAGCATGACAAGATTAAACAGGATGTCTGTGGACTCTGATTTTCTTGTTGACAG GCGCATTGTGATCAAATTACTAGTGACATACTTCCAGAGAAACCACAGTAAAGAG GTTCTCGATCTAATGTGTCGTATGCTGGGATTTTCTGATGAAGAAAAACAAAGAATTGGTGTTGCTCAGCTAGGGCCTGGCAAAGGTGTAGTTCGAGGTGTATTAGGCCTTCCAGGTCGGCTTGTTGGGGGCATCCTGGGTGGCGGTGCCCCTGAAGCTCACTCAGCTATGGCATCTGATGACCAG TCATTTGCAGATTTGTGGGTGGACTTTCTTCTCACCGAGACAGAAAGGGAAAAGAGGGAGGCTGCCAATAATTCAAATCCAGATCAAAACTCTACAGAAACCACATCCCCTTACGTCAAAACATTACCTCAAGGAAACTTCTTGCGACGCGAACCTTCAGATTCAGAGTTTTCAACGGTTCCTCTCACCTCATCAGAAAGCAGTTTGCAAGGTTCAAGACTTCCACCGAAATACTGA